A single window of Treponema denticola ATCC 35405 DNA harbors:
- a CDS encoding methyl-accepting chemotaxis protein, with amino-acid sequence MKNYIKIVFALCGIALAIGIGGAAFLIAAKPSSDFQLKTDYLLEYRFYLASLKADMYRTASKDGEFSVQNLKAKIKETVNSFENLKKLSAADKSDSNLRFAYNDYESSNDKLFKSIEVWRQEFELTGDSSAKTFMPVLKEFDAVQNSFERLKKEYKDGFTKQEKKSKTFAVLLIVLAWGIGVFLTWFVSSVIYKLYIERERAKKAKLRLHVGPKTEVQRSSSDGPADKILSVQSPRLSSTSVSNTLMNTDSISDTSVNAFSVSTAPVNAALLKTASISSATISNATAEVPEKSLLQPAMVQGSYAETAPVRIGESNISIESSPVYLKLQNDYKELKEMSDELNGAYNELQAKYSELGSSYKELQESLKQGDEKKAEKCETVKVFLTDIQMEAAEAQEDAQAAQELVDTFQGGHKLFKSTYEKIVHINQSIADIQEMAEVIAGIAEQTKMLSMNAAIEAAHAGDAGKGFAVVAEELGRLATASVESSAGIGKTVIEVVKNISFMAKSSEDLDKAFNDINIKTNQVYTTVMNFSDRMIQTYQKTDNVLRGLDTI; translated from the coding sequence ATGAAAAACTACATAAAAATTGTTTTTGCTTTGTGCGGTATTGCTTTGGCGATAGGGATAGGAGGAGCGGCTTTTCTTATTGCTGCAAAACCTTCGTCGGATTTTCAACTCAAGACGGATTATCTGCTTGAGTACAGGTTTTATCTTGCAAGTTTAAAGGCGGATATGTACAGGACCGCAAGCAAGGATGGGGAATTTTCGGTTCAAAATCTTAAAGCAAAAATAAAGGAAACCGTTAATTCCTTTGAAAATTTAAAAAAACTTTCAGCTGCCGACAAAAGCGATTCTAACTTAAGGTTTGCATACAATGATTATGAGAGCTCAAATGATAAGCTTTTTAAAAGCATAGAGGTTTGGAGGCAGGAGTTTGAACTTACCGGAGATTCTTCGGCAAAAACCTTTATGCCTGTTTTAAAAGAATTCGATGCCGTACAAAACAGTTTTGAAAGGCTTAAAAAAGAATATAAGGATGGATTTACAAAACAGGAAAAAAAGTCGAAGACCTTTGCCGTCTTATTGATTGTTTTGGCCTGGGGTATAGGAGTGTTTTTAACGTGGTTTGTTTCTTCGGTTATATATAAACTTTATATAGAAAGAGAAAGGGCTAAAAAAGCAAAGCTCAGGCTCCATGTCGGGCCTAAAACCGAGGTGCAAAGATCTTCGTCTGATGGGCCGGCAGATAAAATATTGTCTGTACAAAGCCCACGTTTAAGCAGTACTTCGGTAAGCAATACATTAATGAATACCGATTCGATAAGCGACACTTCGGTAAATGCCTTCTCAGTAAGTACAGCTCCAGTAAATGCCGCTTTGCTAAAAACTGCTTCAATAAGCTCTGCTACGATAAGTAACGCAACGGCCGAGGTGCCCGAAAAAAGCCTCCTGCAGCCGGCTATGGTGCAAGGTTCTTATGCCGAAACGGCCCCAGTCCGTATCGGAGAATCAAATATTTCTATAGAAAGTTCGCCCGTTTATCTCAAGCTTCAAAACGATTATAAAGAATTAAAAGAAATGTCTGACGAGTTAAACGGCGCCTATAATGAGCTGCAAGCAAAATATAGTGAGCTGGGTTCATCATATAAGGAGCTGCAAGAGTCCTTGAAGCAAGGCGATGAAAAGAAAGCCGAAAAATGTGAAACGGTAAAAGTATTTTTGACCGATATACAGATGGAAGCTGCCGAAGCTCAAGAAGATGCTCAGGCTGCACAAGAACTTGTCGATACCTTCCAGGGCGGGCATAAACTATTTAAATCCACTTACGAAAAAATCGTCCATATAAATCAAAGTATTGCGGATATACAGGAAATGGCGGAGGTTATAGCCGGTATTGCCGAGCAGACAAAGATGCTTAGTATGAATGCCGCCATCGAAGCAGCCCATGCCGGAGACGCCGGAAAAGGTTTTGCCGTTGTAGCCGAAGAATTGGGCCGCTTGGCTACAGCTTCAGTTGAAAGCTCTGCCGGCATAGGAAAAACGGTAATTGAGGTGGTAAAAAATATTTCGTTTATGGCAAAGAGCAGTGAGGATCTGGATAAGGCCTTCAACGATATAAATATAAAAACAAATCAGGTTTATACAACCGTTATGAATTTTTCGGATAGAATGATTCAAACCTACCAAAAAACAGACAATGTTTTAAGAGGACTTGACACAATTTAA
- the sbcD gene encoding exonuclease subunit SbcD: protein MKILHTADLHLGKSLYESPQIERQKKMLDDIHKILLKDDYAALIIAGDIYDRSIPPAEYVALFDSFLSAVHKDCPNTAVFIIPGNHDSAERLSFGSKILSSSNIHIAAGIGKLCSPIIIAQNGEKVQFFLMPFLHLGSFSEENSELKLTSQSEMAQEASRRLKEAVDPSMPSVLAAHIFTLNGESSSSERAFLGTAEYVSPALFDFFTYTALGHLHKMQKVTDRMYYSGAPLTYAFDECSTEKVVLSVDVDCKTQGFPVRVEKIPISPLRKMSRLEGSFFEFFNTDKFDAYKDDFLEINLTGSAVIQSPMSLLQQKFPYLLNLHQEAVAAELKDEEQIHILKKNIEDEDVIFENFMLFEKTIDEEPSAKKQELFKSLCKEQFT from the coding sequence ATGAAAATTTTGCATACAGCCGATCTGCATTTGGGGAAAAGCCTATATGAATCTCCCCAGATAGAAAGACAGAAAAAAATGCTCGATGATATTCATAAAATTCTTCTAAAAGACGATTATGCAGCCCTTATTATTGCAGGCGATATCTACGACCGTTCTATTCCTCCTGCAGAATATGTAGCTCTCTTCGATTCATTTTTATCCGCCGTCCATAAGGATTGTCCCAATACAGCCGTGTTTATCATACCCGGAAACCATGACTCCGCCGAAAGGCTCTCCTTCGGCTCTAAAATCTTAAGTTCGAGTAATATCCACATTGCTGCAGGCATCGGCAAATTATGCTCACCTATCATTATAGCACAAAATGGAGAAAAAGTTCAATTTTTTTTAATGCCTTTTTTACATTTAGGCTCATTTTCCGAAGAAAATTCGGAGTTAAAGTTGACATCTCAATCCGAGATGGCTCAAGAAGCCTCCCGCCGCTTAAAAGAGGCCGTAGACCCCTCAATGCCTTCGGTTTTGGCAGCCCATATTTTTACCCTAAACGGAGAAAGCTCCTCCTCTGAAAGAGCTTTTTTAGGTACTGCGGAATATGTTTCGCCCGCTCTATTTGATTTTTTTACCTATACGGCCTTGGGCCATTTACACAAAATGCAGAAAGTTACCGACAGGATGTACTATTCCGGAGCCCCCCTTACATACGCCTTCGATGAATGTTCAACCGAAAAGGTTGTCCTATCCGTAGATGTAGATTGTAAAACGCAAGGCTTCCCGGTAAGGGTCGAAAAAATTCCGATTAGCCCATTGCGGAAAATGAGCCGTTTAGAGGGCAGTTTTTTCGAATTTTTTAATACGGATAAATTCGATGCCTATAAAGACGATTTTTTAGAAATAAATCTCACAGGTTCTGCCGTCATTCAAAGCCCGATGAGCCTTTTGCAGCAAAAATTTCCATATCTTTTAAACCTTCATCAAGAAGCTGTCGCCGCCGAATTAAAAGACGAGGAGCAAATTCATATATTAAAAAAGAATATTGAAGACGAAGATGTCATCTTCGAAAACTTTATGCTTTTTGAAAAGACCATAGACGAAGAGCCCTCCGCAAAAAAACAGGAGCTTTTCAAAAGCCTTTGCAAAGAGCAGTTTACATAA
- a CDS encoding AAA family ATPase — protein sequence MKPEILKLTNIGPFRGTHTIDFSLMDSIFLVCGKTGAGKTTIFDAISYAFYSKPLGSRSQITRSLRSQFAPEEETAEVELVFTMGPAKYRIFRRLPFLRPGKKNETPEESALAQWDGKTWKDLSSTNKRDTDKKILNIINLNEKEFARIVLLPQGEFAAFLRENSSQKKETLEELFPISRYTKIMENLKEREKAESYKIKNTQDALEALGKEFDADSYPSKKEGFEKEIELIKKNYNKISKKIEEKISEKEQAKVLKEKKEELVTIKTRLENLNAHKEEIGLMEEAVEKARRAASLAALADSVSKLKNNIAEYKTDIEKKIKDLNAVTQVLDSLKAQEKEIEAEKENNTALKQSLDRLKRAAEVYKEIEERSYEKKGLSLQKKENTEKLAQTEKNIQELKDKVSEYLEIISELDNRKEMAETSTQKLSYLKRLFDIAVKKEKASKLYTTHKAAAEKNYNDLQLILKDIEIEKELFEKLKKEKKDLEINAEASALAVHLKDGEPCPVCGSIHHPSPAVENTESIFSLDEKIQKCERSIEKFNLDKDSLSNSLTARNKDADWHKEQLAELDRSFFNLNEEFKNTSFIFEEMPSEKTIEDLLPQAGKEAEKDSLLFKEAQTANTAKINLEQKLSSIQTQKEALTDALTNIKIKESELNTILHEKKKQYDDAFKSIPSDIQKENIDDTIEGCNEMIFASDRKISGYEEKLKENNDRHTSIKAGLIQRQEQLAKWEKSLLEEEENLKDSFERKGFSSLKELLDSILPEEKISDFEETITKFKEEKITLEHSAAGLKKDIEGKTFIQPEKIEDEIIILQKNLDEEQDRLAEIKSSLDKLKDLFERRQSLLKELKQRAEEAQLITELSLSLNGSNKYKLKFNIWMLSAFLREIIVYANTRLERMSGGRYVLKLSKELSGNNLSGLDMEIYDAYTGGIRPTASLSGGETFMVSISLALGLADSIQTRSGGIRLDSMFIDEGFGSLDEASLENAISILDEVRGNRMVGIISHVSELKTRIPQKIEIEKNSNGSTIKIRG from the coding sequence TTGAAGCCTGAAATTTTAAAACTAACCAATATAGGCCCCTTTCGAGGAACCCACACAATAGATTTTAGCCTCATGGATTCTATTTTTTTGGTATGCGGAAAAACCGGTGCCGGAAAAACAACCATCTTCGATGCAATCTCTTATGCCTTTTATTCAAAGCCTTTGGGGAGCCGCTCCCAAATTACCCGCAGCCTCAGAAGTCAGTTTGCCCCCGAAGAGGAAACGGCCGAGGTTGAGCTTGTATTTACTATGGGACCTGCCAAATACAGGATTTTTAGAAGGCTCCCTTTTTTACGCCCGGGAAAGAAAAACGAAACGCCTGAAGAATCGGCCCTAGCTCAATGGGACGGCAAAACTTGGAAAGATTTAAGCTCTACAAATAAAAGGGACACGGATAAAAAAATATTGAACATAATAAACCTAAACGAAAAAGAATTTGCCCGCATTGTCCTCCTCCCCCAAGGCGAATTCGCCGCTTTTTTACGCGAAAACTCAAGCCAAAAAAAAGAAACCCTTGAAGAGCTTTTTCCGATTTCCCGCTACACCAAAATAATGGAAAATCTAAAGGAAAGAGAAAAAGCGGAGTCCTATAAGATAAAAAACACGCAAGATGCCCTTGAAGCCCTCGGAAAAGAATTCGATGCCGATTCCTATCCTTCAAAAAAAGAAGGCTTTGAAAAAGAGATAGAACTTATCAAAAAAAATTATAACAAAATATCAAAAAAAATAGAGGAAAAAATCTCCGAAAAAGAACAGGCAAAGGTTCTCAAAGAAAAAAAAGAAGAACTTGTAACAATAAAAACAAGGCTCGAAAATCTTAATGCCCATAAAGAAGAAATAGGCCTGATGGAAGAAGCAGTCGAAAAAGCCCGCAGAGCCGCCTCTCTTGCAGCGCTTGCCGATTCCGTAAGCAAACTGAAAAACAACATAGCCGAATATAAAACCGACATCGAAAAAAAGATAAAAGACCTAAATGCCGTAACCCAAGTTTTGGATTCTCTTAAAGCACAAGAAAAAGAAATCGAAGCCGAAAAAGAAAACAATACGGCCCTAAAGCAAAGCCTCGACCGCCTCAAAAGGGCTGCCGAGGTATACAAAGAAATAGAAGAACGCTCTTATGAGAAAAAAGGTCTTTCTTTACAAAAAAAAGAAAATACCGAAAAACTTGCTCAAACCGAAAAAAACATTCAGGAACTAAAAGACAAAGTTTCGGAATACCTTGAAATAATCAGCGAGCTCGATAACAGAAAGGAAATGGCTGAAACCTCAACCCAAAAACTTTCTTACCTAAAAAGACTTTTTGATATTGCGGTAAAAAAAGAAAAAGCCTCAAAGCTCTACACAACCCATAAGGCGGCCGCCGAAAAAAACTACAACGATTTACAGTTAATTTTAAAGGACATCGAAATAGAAAAAGAGCTTTTTGAAAAACTTAAAAAAGAAAAAAAAGATTTGGAAATAAACGCAGAAGCCTCAGCCCTTGCCGTTCACTTAAAAGACGGAGAGCCATGTCCTGTCTGCGGCTCAATCCATCATCCTTCCCCTGCCGTCGAAAATACGGAAAGTATTTTTTCTCTGGACGAAAAAATACAAAAATGTGAACGCAGCATCGAAAAGTTTAATCTCGATAAAGACTCTCTAAGCAACAGCCTCACAGCCCGCAATAAAGATGCGGACTGGCATAAGGAGCAGCTGGCAGAGCTTGACCGCTCTTTTTTCAATCTGAATGAAGAATTTAAAAACACTTCCTTTATTTTTGAAGAGATGCCCTCGGAAAAAACAATAGAAGACCTTCTTCCGCAAGCCGGAAAGGAAGCCGAAAAAGACTCTCTTCTTTTTAAAGAAGCCCAAACCGCAAATACTGCAAAAATAAATTTGGAGCAAAAACTTTCTTCTATTCAAACCCAAAAAGAAGCTCTAACAGATGCTCTTACAAATATCAAGATAAAAGAAAGCGAGTTAAACACAATCCTCCATGAAAAGAAAAAGCAATATGATGATGCCTTTAAATCTATCCCCTCCGATATCCAAAAAGAAAATATAGATGACACTATCGAGGGCTGTAATGAAATGATTTTTGCCTCCGACCGTAAAATAAGCGGTTATGAGGAAAAGCTCAAAGAAAACAATGACCGTCATACAAGCATAAAGGCGGGGCTTATTCAAAGACAGGAACAGTTGGCCAAGTGGGAAAAATCTTTATTGGAAGAAGAAGAAAATTTAAAAGATTCTTTTGAGCGTAAAGGCTTTTCCTCCTTAAAAGAGCTTTTAGATTCTATTTTGCCCGAAGAAAAAATCTCCGATTTTGAAGAAACCATAACAAAATTTAAAGAAGAAAAGATTACCTTGGAACATTCCGCCGCCGGCCTCAAAAAAGATATTGAAGGCAAAACTTTTATTCAGCCCGAAAAGATTGAAGACGAAATTATAATCTTGCAAAAAAATCTTGATGAAGAACAAGACCGCCTTGCAGAAATAAAAAGCTCCCTCGACAAGCTCAAAGACCTTTTTGAAAGACGACAGAGCCTTTTAAAGGAATTAAAACAAAGAGCAGAAGAAGCTCAACTTATAACCGAGCTTTCTTTAAGTTTAAACGGCAGCAATAAATACAAACTGAAATTCAATATTTGGATGCTCTCGGCCTTTTTGCGCGAAATAATCGTCTATGCCAACACCCGTCTTGAACGCATGAGCGGAGGCCGCTATGTCTTAAAGTTGAGCAAGGAGCTTTCGGGCAACAATCTTTCCGGATTGGACATGGAAATTTATGATGCCTATACGGGCGGCATCCGTCCTACAGCCAGTCTTTCGGGAGGAGAAACCTTTATGGTTTCCATAAGCTTAGCCCTCGGCCTTGCCGACTCCATTCAAACAAGAAGCGGAGGCATAAGGCTTGATTCAATGTTTATAGATGAGGGCTTCGGCAGCCTCGATGAAGCAAGCCTTGAAAACGCCATAAGCATTCTCGATGAGGTAAGGGGTAACCGCATGGTCGGGATAATTTCCCATGTCAGCGAGCTAAAAACCCGCATCCCCCAAAAAATCGAAATAGAAAAGAACTCCAATGGTTCTACAATAAAAATAAGAGGTTAA
- the uppP gene encoding undecaprenyl-diphosphatase UppP, producing the protein MSIFQAIILGAVQGLAEFLPISSSGHLAIVEYFFKQEDLPILFDILLHVATLAAVCTVFAKRIAGLFSVLGRFIIRKSKPEDKDDLMMIAAIIVATAVTGVIGLLLKDWVKTIDIRLIPIFFIITGLLLIASSKIKHNKQAKNVTLLTAAITGLAQGIGVIPGISRSGSTISASLFAGLDREKAGEFSFLLSIPAILAAFILEIKSADNLLAGVSPISLISGMISAFVVGYFSLRFLLKLIKNGKLMYFAFYLIPLGLGLSIYFWGFAG; encoded by the coding sequence ATGTCGATTTTTCAAGCTATTATTTTAGGGGCGGTTCAAGGCTTAGCCGAATTTCTGCCTATTTCAAGCTCAGGCCATTTGGCAATTGTAGAATATTTTTTTAAACAAGAAGATCTTCCTATCCTTTTTGATATACTCCTGCATGTAGCAACCCTTGCAGCTGTCTGCACGGTTTTTGCAAAAAGAATAGCAGGCCTTTTTTCTGTTTTAGGCCGATTTATCATAAGAAAATCCAAGCCTGAAGATAAGGACGACCTTATGATGATAGCAGCCATTATAGTTGCAACCGCAGTCACAGGCGTAATAGGCCTTTTATTAAAAGATTGGGTAAAAACCATCGACATTCGTCTAATACCCATCTTCTTTATAATAACAGGGCTTCTTTTAATCGCATCGTCTAAGATAAAACACAATAAACAGGCAAAAAACGTAACTCTCCTTACGGCAGCTATTACAGGCCTTGCTCAAGGCATAGGAGTTATCCCCGGTATTTCGCGTTCGGGCAGCACCATTTCGGCCTCTCTTTTTGCAGGTCTTGATAGGGAAAAGGCCGGAGAATTTTCCTTTTTATTATCAATACCGGCAATTCTTGCCGCATTTATACTTGAAATCAAATCTGCCGATAATCTTCTTGCAGGTGTAAGCCCTATAAGCCTAATATCCGGAATGATAAGCGCCTTTGTTGTAGGTTATTTTTCTCTCCGGTTTTTACTTAAACTTATAAAAAACGGAAAGCTTATGTACTTTGCTTTCTATCTGATTCCGCTGGGACTCGGTCTTAGTATTTATTTTTGGGGTTTTGCCGGATAA
- a CDS encoding DNA translocase FtsK translates to MIEESKYRVISITLGILIFMISIYIALAVLLPIFGFKGYIFPFETIGTILFSTYKFSSLLIPIILLYSSILLMIPGWSLHSKFLLSFMPVYFLTCVMGEHLVYFLLPKIANNTVQEFTKIAVTLATGLLLLMEVFLTLILSERVHQKASVQPEEKDEIEDIIGDSYSSSETPMVFGEGNETVKTGFWLKTNIKTAPETNRQTMSEAGLTRSQFIKSQLNSRTEEPKEAPPLKDIDADIQVDIGSAAPEESKKSIIESLVVIEDINTEQDLEELNSIDDGKDEVFLSSSEEESDENLTEYAEYEQPEIAEYGNLEPNEITEDEDLENDDDSENTDVDDIDTDDEDQDEAEAPLSEELSGDIEISAAQPLKPKKDSKDKKKGYHIPYDLLTKYPGNEYWIVDDSTRKAAVALKNTFEEFNIAIEITGIRKGPVVTMFEVLPPPGIKLGKITALQDNIALRLAAQSVRIVAPIPGKQAVGIEVPNESRAIVGFRELIETQIPETEKMGIPIVLGKDVTGEPQTLDLCQTPHLLIAGATGSGKSVCVNSIILSILYNKSPEEVKLLLVDPKIVELKLYNGIGHLLTPVITEPKRALQGLQYCICEMERRYAMLDSMSVRDIKSYNKKIKREKIAAEPLPYIVIIIDEFADLMSTTGKELEATVSRLCAMSRAVGIHLVLATQRPSTNVITGLIKANIPSRIAFMVASRVDSQIILDNIGAEKLLGKGDMLYVSTTKPFPARIQGTFVSDDEVEQVVECVKTFGEPDYIDDEIFVDDEEYSQGTLFGEESDPLYDEALEIVLAEGKASASYIQRRLKIGYNRAARIVEEMEERGVVGPANGSKPREVITHS, encoded by the coding sequence TTGATAGAAGAATCAAAATATAGGGTCATATCAATTACTTTGGGTATTTTAATTTTTATGATCTCAATCTACATAGCCTTGGCGGTTCTCTTACCTATTTTCGGTTTTAAAGGTTATATATTCCCCTTTGAAACAATAGGCACGATTCTTTTTTCCACATATAAATTTTCTTCTTTGCTGATACCTATTATTCTTCTTTATTCTTCAATTTTATTGATGATTCCGGGCTGGTCTCTTCATTCAAAATTTTTATTGTCATTTATGCCGGTGTATTTTTTAACCTGTGTTATGGGAGAGCACCTAGTTTATTTTCTACTTCCTAAAATTGCAAATAACACGGTTCAAGAATTTACAAAAATTGCCGTAACTCTTGCAACAGGCCTTTTACTCTTGATGGAGGTATTTCTTACCCTTATATTAAGTGAAAGAGTCCATCAAAAAGCCTCTGTTCAACCTGAAGAAAAAGACGAAATAGAGGATATCATAGGTGACAGCTATTCTTCTTCAGAAACACCCATGGTTTTCGGAGAAGGAAATGAGACAGTCAAAACAGGATTTTGGCTAAAAACAAATATAAAGACAGCCCCGGAGACCAACAGACAAACCATGTCGGAGGCCGGCCTTACACGAAGTCAGTTTATAAAATCTCAGCTAAATAGCAGAACAGAAGAACCAAAAGAAGCCCCCCCTCTTAAAGACATAGATGCAGATATACAGGTAGACATAGGAAGCGCAGCTCCTGAAGAATCCAAAAAAAGCATTATAGAATCCCTTGTCGTAATAGAAGATATAAACACTGAACAGGACTTAGAAGAGCTTAACTCCATAGATGACGGTAAAGATGAAGTATTTTTATCATCTTCAGAAGAAGAAAGTGATGAAAATCTTACTGAATACGCTGAGTATGAACAACCTGAAATTGCCGAATATGGTAACCTTGAGCCGAACGAAATTACCGAAGACGAAGACCTTGAAAATGATGATGATTCTGAAAATACCGATGTTGACGATATCGATACTGATGATGAGGATCAAGATGAAGCAGAGGCTCCTCTTTCAGAAGAATTGAGCGGCGATATAGAAATCAGTGCAGCCCAGCCCTTAAAACCGAAAAAGGACTCCAAGGATAAAAAAAAGGGCTACCACATTCCTTATGACCTATTAACAAAATATCCGGGAAACGAATACTGGATAGTTGACGATTCAACCAGAAAAGCCGCAGTAGCATTAAAAAATACCTTTGAAGAATTTAATATAGCAATTGAAATTACAGGTATAAGGAAGGGGCCTGTAGTTACCATGTTTGAAGTCTTGCCGCCTCCGGGAATAAAACTGGGTAAAATTACAGCCCTTCAAGATAATATAGCCCTCCGCCTTGCTGCTCAAAGCGTTCGTATTGTCGCCCCCATTCCGGGAAAACAAGCTGTCGGTATTGAAGTTCCTAACGAATCAAGAGCAATAGTCGGCTTTAGAGAGCTAATCGAAACTCAAATTCCAGAAACCGAAAAAATGGGCATACCTATCGTTCTTGGAAAAGATGTAACGGGAGAGCCTCAAACCTTGGACCTTTGTCAGACTCCTCATCTTTTGATAGCAGGTGCTACCGGTTCAGGTAAATCCGTTTGTGTAAACTCCATTATTCTTTCAATACTTTACAATAAGAGCCCCGAAGAAGTAAAACTCCTCTTAGTTGACCCAAAGATAGTAGAGCTTAAACTTTATAACGGCATCGGCCATTTATTGACTCCCGTTATTACAGAACCCAAAAGAGCTCTTCAAGGCTTGCAGTACTGTATCTGCGAAATGGAAAGGCGCTATGCCATGCTTGACTCTATGAGCGTCAGAGATATTAAAAGCTACAATAAAAAAATAAAAAGAGAAAAGATTGCAGCCGAACCGCTGCCCTACATCGTAATAATAATTGACGAATTCGCCGACCTTATGTCTACTACAGGAAAGGAACTTGAAGCTACCGTTTCAAGGCTCTGTGCTATGAGCCGTGCCGTAGGTATTCACTTAGTACTTGCAACCCAGAGGCCCTCGACCAATGTAATTACAGGTTTAATTAAAGCAAACATTCCAAGCAGGATAGCCTTTATGGTCGCCTCCCGTGTAGACAGCCAAATTATCCTCGATAACATCGGAGCCGAAAAGCTTTTAGGAAAGGGAGACATGCTCTACGTAAGTACAACCAAACCCTTCCCTGCCCGAATCCAAGGAACCTTTGTTTCCGATGATGAGGTAGAGCAAGTAGTAGAATGTGTAAAAACCTTCGGAGAACCCGATTACATAGATGACGAAATATTTGTAGACGATGAAGAATATTCGCAAGGAACCCTCTTCGGAGAAGAAAGCGATCCGCTCTATGATGAAGCTTTAGAGATTGTTTTGGCAGAAGGAAAAGCCTCAGCCTCTTACATTCAAAGGCGGCTTAAAATAGGCTATAATCGTGCTGCACGAATAGTAGAAGAAATGGAAGAACGCGGAGTAGTCGGCCCTGCAAACGGCTCAAAACCGAGGGAAGTAATTACGCATTCTTAA
- a CDS encoding nicotinate phosphoribosyltransferase, with translation MIDNALFSDFYELTMAQGFWKKGNNTKTVFEMFFRSNPFKGGYSVFAGLEPLLKTIQNFHFEKSDIDWLKSLGIFEKDFLEYIAGFKFSGNIWAMKEGSLVFPNEPLIRIEADTVEALLLEGLILNMINFQTLIATKTARIWLASKKGSIMEFGLRRAQGNDGAMSATRAAYIGGAFGTSNSLAAKELGIPALGTMAHSWIMSFKSEEDAFQAYADMYPDNSIFLIDTYDTLRSGIVNAIKVGKRLQEKGKNFGVRLDSGDIYYLSKDVRKRLDEAGCTKAKISVSNELTEEIVESLVQNNAPIDSWGVGTHMVTGGNEASLTGVYKMAARKSLGEAEWTPVMKFSDNPAKMTNPACKQVWRLYNPDGTFKADVLTLEDEKIEEGVEQTFYHPANDYQNFTFTPTKIEALLEKRIENGKAVGKAPSLKEIKAYAEKQLDSLDYTSKRLLNPHIYKVSLSEKMRDLKQQLIKNKPVFKN, from the coding sequence ATGATTGATAATGCTTTATTTTCAGACTTTTATGAATTGACAATGGCTCAAGGTTTTTGGAAAAAAGGAAACAATACAAAAACCGTTTTTGAAATGTTTTTTAGATCAAATCCTTTTAAGGGGGGCTATTCCGTCTTTGCAGGCCTTGAACCCCTCTTAAAAACCATTCAAAATTTTCACTTTGAAAAAAGCGATATCGACTGGCTTAAGTCTTTAGGAATATTTGAAAAAGATTTTTTGGAATATATTGCCGGTTTTAAATTCTCGGGCAATATTTGGGCAATGAAAGAAGGCAGTCTCGTTTTCCCGAATGAACCCTTAATCCGTATCGAAGCTGATACGGTTGAAGCCTTGCTCTTGGAAGGCCTAATTTTAAACATGATAAATTTCCAAACCCTTATAGCAACCAAAACAGCCCGAATTTGGCTGGCCTCAAAAAAGGGATCTATAATGGAATTCGGTCTCCGCAGAGCTCAAGGCAATGACGGTGCTATGAGTGCAACAAGAGCTGCCTACATAGGCGGAGCTTTCGGCACAAGCAATTCCCTTGCTGCCAAGGAACTCGGCATACCCGCCCTCGGAACAATGGCTCACTCATGGATAATGTCTTTTAAAAGCGAAGAAGATGCCTTTCAGGCCTATGCTGACATGTATCCCGACAATTCAATATTCTTAATAGATACTTATGATACGCTCCGTTCGGGTATTGTAAATGCTATCAAGGTAGGAAAGCGGCTGCAAGAAAAGGGGAAAAACTTCGGAGTACGCCTCGATTCGGGAGATATTTATTATTTGAGTAAGGATGTGCGGAAGCGGCTTGATGAAGCAGGTTGTACTAAAGCAAAGATTTCCGTTTCAAACGAACTGACGGAAGAAATTGTAGAATCCCTAGTTCAAAACAATGCACCTATAGATTCTTGGGGAGTAGGTACTCACATGGTTACGGGCGGAAATGAAGCATCTCTTACAGGCGTATACAAAATGGCCGCCCGCAAGAGTTTAGGAGAAGCGGAATGGACTCCGGTTATGAAATTTTCTGATAATCCAGCAAAGATGACTAACCCTGCATGTAAGCAGGTTTGGCGCCTATACAATCCCGACGGAACATTTAAGGCCGATGTGTTGACCCTTGAAGACGAAAAAATTGAAGAGGGTGTGGAGCAGACTTTTTATCACCCTGCAAACGATTATCAGAATTTTACCTTTACACCGACAAAGATTGAAGCTCTTTTAGAAAAACGTATTGAAAACGGCAAGGCTGTCGGCAAGGCTCCAAGTCTTAAAGAAATCAAAGCCTATGCTGAAAAACAGCTCGACAGTTTGGACTACACTTCAAAGCGCCTTTTAAACCCTCACATATACAAGGTTTCTTTAAGCGAAAAGATGAGGGATTTAAAACAGCAGCTGATAAAAAATAAACCGGTTTTTAAAAACTGA